The proteins below come from a single Halictus rubicundus isolate RS-2024b chromosome 13, iyHalRubi1_principal, whole genome shotgun sequence genomic window:
- the Chm gene encoding lysine acetyltransferase chameau isoform X3: MTPKRKTTSSESTSSTSSGSSSSSSSSSGSESSSSDSENSSSSANSQKASDAERTKKKPTFPANRHGKSKAETVPVPSSEAKSKERLPPKSRSVVYSSESEDSPSKVKSAKRKPPAKPKATATVAPVIKQQRPPAKSAAASVQQKNATNPKPAGNKPNKPAASTSANGKAIDKSTKATSEPVQKKQKKKSIFSPENSSESDSGIPTKAIVTKLTSNSTKYAKTQQPKGKPNDVKQKPAAPSRSSLLTKAVQPQKSDSSASSKSCSAGSGSSGSSDSSTDSESSESIASPQPPIKKKDTQPSATVTAATTVLPKRPSATVAPVKPQKCTKRQNTVKSEDEADASASEKEMDEHGETAASKATTKGKRKLQTRKGSKLIQLQTKAASDSESDAGTETVACKRILQIPLIRCDLSRVAESKRSTSKSPVKRAGPSTQARHASGANRPPQNTAVPNNVTGGRSGQGNYARARVTKERECLLAPACDSRGHLSGKLESHFTLEACPLYHNTTPQACVEFYKDRKKREEERKKSVSCLAKKSPKGVHQTTEQRNYQLKVREQRNKWKGSSGDGNETDNEGELQGNEKDRQPRLTNLTPDYDLKLFMEAQAIASEKIEKELKELEYDGEGRNVGGTRVIEMGKWEMEVWYQSPYPEEFSRAPKLYLCEYCLRYAKSRQVLRRHREKCLWRHPPGHEVYRKDKIGVWEVDGKRYKQYCQNLCLLAKFFLDHKTLYYDVEPFLFYVMTIGDSEGCHTVGYFSKVTY; the protein is encoded by the exons ATGACTCCAAAACGAAAG ACAACCAGTTCGGAATCTACTTCGTCGACCAGTTCTGGTTCTTCGTCCAGCAGTTCCTCCAGTTCTGGAAGCGAGTCTAGCTCGTCCGATTCAGAGAACTCTAGCAGCTCTGCCAATAGCCAAAAAGCTTCTGATGCGGAGAGAACAAAAAAGAAACCAACCTTTCCCGCTAACCGGCATGGCAAGTCTAAGGCTGAGACGGTTCCTGTCCCGTCGTCCGAAGCGAAAAGCAAGGAGAGACTGCCTCCAAAAAGTAGATCCGTTGTATATTCGTCAGAGTCCGAAGACTCACCCTCCAAAGTTAAATCGGCAAAGCGAAAACCACCGGCTAAACCCAAGGCTACAGCAACGGTAGCTCCCGTCATTAAACAGCAGAGACCGCCTGCCAAGTCTGCGGCCGCTTCTGTTCAACAGAAAAATGCAACGAACCCTAAACCAGCTGGCAATAAGCCTAATAAACCTGCTG CATCTACAAGCGCCAATGGAAAAGCGATAGACAAATCGACGAAGGCAACGTCCGAACCTGTACaaaagaaacagaagaagaagagtaTCTTCAGCCCGGAGAATAGCAGCGAAAGCGACAGTGGTATTCCGACAAAGGCTATCGTGACCAAGTTGACGAGTAACTCTACCAAGTATGCGAAAACTCAGCAGCCTAAGGGAAAGCCGAATGACGTGAAACAGAAACCAGCAGCTCCAAGTAGATCTA GTCTGTTAACGAAAGCTGTGCAGCCTCAGAAGTCTGACAGTTCCGCGAGTTCGAAAAGCTGTTCCGCGGGATCGGGTTCCTCCGGTTCGTCGGACAGTAGCACGGACTCCGAGTCCTCCGAGAGCATAGCGAGTCCTCAGCCTCCGATTAAGAAGAAAGATACTCAGCCGAGCGCAACGGTCACCGCCGCGACCACCGTTTTACCAAAGCGACCATCCGCAACGGTTGCTCCGGTGAAACCGCAAAAGTGTACAAAACGACAAA ACACGGTTAAAAGCGAAGATGAAGCCGACGCGTCCGCTAGCGAGAAAGAAATGGACGAGCACGGGGAGACCGCCGCTTCGAAGGCGACAACGAAAGGCAAGCGGAAACTGCAAACCCGTAAAGGCAGCAAATTGATTCAACTTCAAACGAAAGCTGCCAGCGATTCGGAGTCTGACGCAG GTACGGAAACGGTAGCGTGTAAGCGTATCCTGCAAATTCCGCTGATCCGGTGTGATTTATCGAGAGTAGCCGAGAGCAAGAGGAGCACCAGCAAATCGCCGGTTAAACGCGCCGGTCCAAGCACCCAGGCCAGGCACGCTTCCGGTGCGAATCGGCCGCCGCAAAACACCGCCGTCCCCAACAATGTCACCGGCGGCAGATCCGGCCAAGGGAATTACGCTCGTGCGCGCGTCACGAAGGAGAGGGAATGCCTGTTGGCGCCGGCATGCGACTCCAGGGGCCACCTCTCCGGCAAGCTCGAATCCCACTTCACCCTAGAGGCTTGCCCTTTGTACCATAACACCACGCCGCAAGCTTGCGT GGAATTCTACAAAGACAGAAAGAAGCGCGAGGAGGAACGGAAAAAGTCCGTCTCCTGCCTCGCGAAGAAGTCGCCGAAGGGCGTGCACCAGACAACGGAGCAGCGCAACTATCAGCTGAAAGTCAGAGAGCAGAGGAACAAATGGAAGGGCAGCTCGGGCGACGGGAACGAAACGGACAACGAAGGCGAGCTGCAGGGAAACGAGAAAGACCGACAGCCGCGTTTAACGAACCTCACGCCGGACTACGACCTGAAATTGTTCATGGAAGCGCAGGCGATCGCCAGCGAAAAGATC GAGAAGGAGCTGAAAGAGCTGGAGTACGACGGCGAGGGCAGGAACGTGGGCGGCACGCGGGTGATCGAGATGGGCAAATGGGAGATGGAGGTGTGGTACCAGAGCCCCTATCCCGAAGAGTTCAGCCGCGCCCCGAAGCTCTACCTGTGCGAGTACTGCTTGCGGTACGCGAAGAGTCGTCAGGTGTTGAGGCGGCACAGGGAGAAATGCCTGTGGAGGCATCCTCCTGGCCACGAGGTGTACAG GAAAGACAAGATAGGCGTGTGGGAGGTCGACGGGAAGCGCTACAAGCAGTACTGTCAGAATCTCTGTTTGCTGGCCAAATTCTTCCTGGACCACAAGACGCTGTACTACGACGTGGAGCCTTTCCTTTTCTACGTGATGACGATCGGGGACTCGGAGGGGTGCCACACGGTCGGCTACTTCAGCAAG
- the LOC143360308 gene encoding alanine--glyoxylate aminotransferase 2-like, whose product MAESLEQMPKSETIRLRERHIGQACKLFYKSNPLKIVRAEGQYMFDERGNRYLDCINNVAHVGHCHPSVVRAGQEQMALVSTNNRFLHDDLVICAHRLASLLPEPLSVCFLVNSGSEANDLALRLAQTHTGNKDIICLDHAYHGHLTSMIDISPYKFNKPNGPGKKDWVHVAPCPDVYRGKYHETDYPGEDLGVMYANDVRDICQNLKAQGKGVCAYIAESLMSVGGQILPPQNYFRNVYRHVREHGGVCIADEVQVGFGRVGSHMWAFQMYGEDVVPDIVTVGKPMGNGHPVAAVITTPAIATSFKNTGIEYFNTYGGNPVSCAIANEVMNVLERENLQENAQLVGNYLISEVRKLAQRWPIIGDVRGAGLFVGIELVRDRITRTPATEEARYVVASMRDKKVLISSDGPDDNILKLKPPMVFNIENVNHLVYLLDVVLQEVDIEFQQKYEPVTIIKATISQMDVDTESGNRTAGKPLLVRAN is encoded by the exons ATGGCAGAGTCGTTGGAACAGATGCCGAAGTCAGAGACGATTAGGCTTCGGGAGCGGCACATCGG GCAAGCGTGCAAATTGTTTTATAAATCGAATCCACTGAAAATCGTCCGAGCCGAGGGTCAGTACATGTTCGACGAAAGGGGGAACCGCTATCTGGACTGCATCAACAATGTTGCACACG TCGGCCATTGTCATCCGTCGGTGGTCCGCGCCGGGCAGGAGCAAATGGCTCTGGTGAGCACGAACAATCGGTTCCTGCACGACGATCTGGTGATCTGCGCTCATCGGCTGGCATCGTTGCTCCCGGAGCCGCTGTCCGTCTGTTTCCTGGTGAACTCTGGGAGCGAGGCGAACGACCTGGCCCTCCGATTGGCTCAGACGCACACGGGGAACAAGGACATCATCTGTCTCGATCA TGCTTATCACGGCCATTTGACCTCGATGATCGATATCTCGCCGTACAAGTTCAACAAACCGAACGGGCCCGGAAAGAAAGACTGGGTTCACGTG GCACCGTGTCCGGACGTTTACAGAGGAAAGTACCACGAGACCGACTATCCCGGAGAGGATCTCGGAGTGATGTACGCGAACGACGTCCGAGACATCTGCCAGAACCTGAAGGCACAAGGGAAAGGCGTCTGCGCGTACATCGCTGAGAGCTTGATGTCCGTTGGAGGACAGATCCTGCCTCCGCAGAACTATTTCAGGAACGTCTACAG GCACGTTCGAGAACACGGCGGTGTGTGCATCGCAGACGAGGTTCAGGTCGGTTTTGGCAGAGTCGGTAGCCACATGTGGGCGTTCCAGATGTACGGGGAGGATGTGGTACCGGATATCGTCACCGTAGGAAAACCCATGGGCAACGGCCACCCCGTGGCAGCCGTCATTACCACCCCCGCGATCGCTACAAGCTTCAAGAACACCGGAATCGAGTACTTCAACACA TACGGCGGCAACCCGGTGTCCTGCGCGATCGCGAACGAAGTGATGAACGTGCTGGAGCGCGAGAATCTCCAGGAGAACGCTCAGCTAGTGGGCAATTACCTGATATCCGAGGTGAGGAAGCTGGCGCAACGGTGGCCGATCATCGGGGACGTGCGCGGCGCAGGATTGTTCGTCGGGATCGAGCTGGTCCGGGACAGGATCACGAGGACACCGGCCACGGAAGAGGCCAGGTACGTCGTCGCCAGCATGCGGGACAAGAAGGTGCTGATCAGCAGCGACGGCCCCGACGACAACATCCTCAAGCTGAAGCCGCCGATGGTCTTCAATATCGAGAACGTCAACCACCTGGTCTACCTGCTCGACGTGGTCCTCCAGGAAGTCGACATCGAGTTCCAACAG